The Halodesulfovibrio marinisediminis DSM 17456 genomic interval CGTTAATATAGAAATTATACATACAAATAACATTAATGGAGGTTGTAATGCTTGGACGAGCTCTAAAACTACTAGGCCAGACTGTAACGGTAGCTACTTTGGTATCGGGAACACCTGCGTTAGCAGTAACATCACCAGTACTGATGTGGGCGGTGCGGTCAAAGGTTGTTGCATCTGCTGCTGCGGGTGCATCTGCGTATGCACTTGCAGTGTTGCGTAGGTAGGAAATTTGAAGAATCCGATCGGAAGGTCGGGTTTTTTGTTGACGACTGCTTTACGATTCGGCAAGTTAAAAAAGAGCTGGTCGTAATTTGTTTAATATAGCAAAGGATTCTGGCTGCTAACGAGCTTTGTCGCTAACTATGGATGTTGGGTGTCTTATAAACTGACTACTTAAGTATTATTTATACCTCATTGATGAGGTTGTTCTTTCGGGAACGCCGTGTATGAAACCCAACGCATACGCTCCTCATCGTCTATTTATCTGTATTATTTTGAGCGCATCTCTTGGTTGTATCAATTCTTGAAGGTGCTGATTAATTCTCCCGTCAGTCACGGTGGCTGATGTGGCTATTATTCTACTTTGATTGGAATATTTAGTCCTCAAGGATAATACAGTGAGTACTCCTTCCTCTACCTCTTCTTTTGTTACTGGTCCTTTCCTCAATGGTGTAGAAGCTGCAACATATTGCGGTTACTCCCACGATCGCTTTCGTCAACTCGCTGCTGAATACCAAATTCCGCTTTATGGTCCTCTTAAGGATCGTTTTTGTCAGATTGATCTCAACACGTGGATGCAATCCCCCAACTGCTTTAAATCCAAAGGTTCAATTAATTTCCAAAATGTTGAACCAATGGAGGGTGATATGAGTGTCCACCAACGTTCTAACGGTAGTTTTGAAGTGAAGTACCGTGATGAGCTGAATTGTCAGAAGTCTGAAAACTTTGGGAAAGGTTCTGACGCGGAAAGAAAAGCTCATGCATATGACATCTACATCAAAGAGATGAAGAAAAAGGGTGCAGTTCATCGCAGTGTAGAAAGTGATGGACAGGTGCGTTTTGACGATATTTTTAGACGTTATCTCGAAAAGAAGGCGGATGATTACATTAACAGCAACAAGTATGACGAGTTGGCTGATGACGGAGACTTCGTTGTTGACGTGAAAGCTGAATCGAATGGTTTGGTGCAGAAGAACTGTGTGGGTCAGAACGCATACTATCCTGAATGGCTTCAGTCGTTGGTGCATATTTATGAAAAGTACCTTAAGAAGCCGTTAAATGCGAAACCAGCTGCTGCATTGGATCGTACTTACCTCGTTAACTTGATTGCTAGAGAGTATAGAGCAAAGAAAAAACTCTCCGTGTCTTCTAAAAAACGTTACCTTTCGTATTTGAAGATTGTTTTCAACCACGGTGTGAAAATTGGTCTCATTGACCGTAATCCACTTGCAGATTGGTCAAAGGGTAAAGAAGCTGCTCGTCAGGCAACACTCACGGTTGAAGAGTTGAAACGCATTCAAGATCATGCTGCTCCGCATATTTCTTGGGCAATTGAGGTTGCATATAATTTGGGTGTTCGCACTGGTAAGTCTGAATTACTTGCTTTGAAGTGGGAGCACGTACTCTGGGATAGTTTAGAAATTCGTGTATACGCTCCTAAGACAGATACTTACCGTCTAGTACCTGTTGAACCTAGTTTTTTACAGAAACTCAAGGAGAAGTATCAAGAAGAACCTTCAGAGTATATCGTGGAGTATAGGAATAAGCCGATGAAGCGTATAACCAAAGGTTTCCGCAATGCGTGTATCCGTGCAGGTATTACTCGTAACGTGGTTCCATATGAAATTAGACACTTATCCGCTACTCGCATGCTTAATGAAGGTGCTGACCTTGCTTGTGTTAGTGAAGTGCTTGGCCATGCTACCACTGCACAGACACTTAAGAACTACTACCATGCTAATAAGGCAGGTATGCGTCGCGCAGTGTCGCTGCTTCCCTC includes:
- a CDS encoding tyrosine-type recombinase/integrase: MSTPSSTSSFVTGPFLNGVEAATYCGYSHDRFRQLAAEYQIPLYGPLKDRFCQIDLNTWMQSPNCFKSKGSINFQNVEPMEGDMSVHQRSNGSFEVKYRDELNCQKSENFGKGSDAERKAHAYDIYIKEMKKKGAVHRSVESDGQVRFDDIFRRYLEKKADDYINSNKYDELADDGDFVVDVKAESNGLVQKNCVGQNAYYPEWLQSLVHIYEKYLKKPLNAKPAAALDRTYLVNLIAREYRAKKKLSVSSKKRYLSYLKIVFNHGVKIGLIDRNPLADWSKGKEAARQATLTVEELKRIQDHAAPHISWAIEVAYNLGVRTGKSELLALKWEHVLWDSLEIRVYAPKTDTYRLVPVEPSFLQKLKEKYQEEPSEYIVEYRNKPMKRITKGFRNACIRAGITRNVVPYEIRHLSATRMLNEGADLACVSEVLGHATTAQTLKNYYHANKAGMRRAVSLLPSLG